A DNA window from Hordeum vulgare subsp. vulgare chromosome 1H, MorexV3_pseudomolecules_assembly, whole genome shotgun sequence contains the following coding sequences:
- the LOC123411007 gene encoding uncharacterized protein At4g08330, chloroplastic-like — MAIYTTSVHLPFHTRRIRKQVKISSRIHPSMELDKRTDTPPSTLLPRTASTVTYCCGRCGYDLKLSSTARDTAGIVGAGAGGARRRRRWRGSAAAVVVFDAIDDARFGHLDEFRCLDLRARRLFARRTRLLCRKCGAHLGFGYDDNTAATRPPRYHIKIRALHPASSSDAAAATPPPSGAPAGPRP, encoded by the exons ATGGCTATATATACAACCTCCGTCCATCTCCCATTCCACACAAGACGAATCAGGAAACAAGTGAAGATCAGCTCACGGATCCATCCATCCATGGAGCTCGACAAGCGCACGGACACGCCGCCGTCCACCCTTCTCCCCCGGACCGCCTCCACCGTCACCTACTG CTGCGGGCGGTGCGGGTACGACCTGAAGCTGAGCTCGACGGCGCGGGACACGGCGGGCATCGTGGGGGCGGGAGCCggcggggcgaggcggcggcggcgctggcgggGCAGCGCGGCGGCCGTGGTGGTGTTCGACGCCATCGACGACGCCCGGTTCGGCCACCTCGACGAGTTCCGCTGCCTCGACCTGCGCGCGCGCCGCCTCTTCGCGCGCCGCACGCGCCTCCTCTGCCGCAAGTGCGGCGCCCACCTCGGCTTCGGCTACGACGACAACACCGCCGCCACCCGGCCGCCGCGGTACCACATCAAGATCCGCGCCCTCcaccccgcctcctcctccgacgccgccgccgccacgccgcCGCCGTCCGGCGCGCCGGCGGGTCCGCGGCCCTGA
- the LOC123410763 gene encoding uncharacterized protein At4g08330, chloroplastic-like — protein MHTPINLHDSVAQINLVLIHIRNLVLLLQEKTLVEIDRPGAAMEKPPIPTIISTVTYCCGACGYDLRLSSLARAGAGAGARRRCVGAAEVVFDAIDDARFGHLEEFRWLDVRACLPFSRRTRLLCRKCGARLGYGYHDAAADDRPPTYHIKIRALRPSPDPDPDPPAAPSDP, from the exons ATGCACACCCCAATCAATCTGCATGACTCCGTCGCGCAGATAAACCTAGTACTTATACATATCAGAAACCTAGTACTACTCCTCCAGGAAAAAACCCTCGTCGAGATCGACCGGCCCGGCGCGGCCATGGAGAAGCCGCCGATCCCGACCATCATATCCACCGTCACCTACTG ctGCGGGGCGTGCGGGTACGACCTGAGGCTGAGCTCGCTGGCGCGGGCCGGCGCGGGCGCGGGCGCGAGGAGGCGGTGCGTGGGCGCGGCggaggtggtgttcgacgccATCGACGACGCGCGCTTCGGCCACCTGGAGGAGTTCCGGTGGCTCGACGTGCGCGCCTGCCTCCCCTTCTCGCGCCGGACACGGCTGCTCTGCCGCAAGTGCGGCGCCCGCCTCGGCTACGGCTACCAcgacgccgccgccgacgaccgcCCGCCCACCTACCACATCAAGATCCGGGCCCTCCGCCCCTCCCCCGATCCCGATCCCGATCCCCCCGCTGCGCCGTCCGATCCGTGA